The Glycine soja cultivar W05 chromosome 8, ASM419377v2, whole genome shotgun sequence genome has a window encoding:
- the LOC114423541 gene encoding SEC14 cytosolic factor-like isoform X1 has product MGGGNQEAVKQLQTLMENGSFFLSLVAVDDEQLKNTFQIMHQGYQTETLIRFLKARDWNIAKAHKMLIDCLNWRVENEIDNVLRKPIPMDLYRAIRDSQLIGMSGYSKEGLPVIAVGVGLSTYDKASDKYYIQSHIQLNEYRDQVILPTATRKHGRYIGTCVKVLDMTGLKFSALNQLRLLTAISTIDDLNYPEKTDTYYIVNVPYVFSACWKVVKPLLQERTRRKIQVLQGCGKEELLKVMDYASLPHFCRKEDSKSSKHHALGNIGNCFSFNHAFHQQLYNHIKQQSIIVESISPIRQGSFYVDIPEPDPDDAKIAKTIETEFHKLENQKNGFTNSLNGLRVNGH; this is encoded by the exons ATGGGGGGTGGAAATCAAGAGGCAGTGAAGCAGCTGCAGACCCTGATGGAAAATG GttccttttttttgtctcttgTTGCAGTGGATGATGAGCAGCTGAAGAACACATTCCAG aTTATGCACCAGGGTTATCAAACTGAAACGTTAATACGGTTTCTCAAAGCTAGGGACTGGAATATTGCCAAAGCCCATAAAATG TTAATTGATTGTTTGAACTGGAGGGTGGAAAATGAGATTGACAATGTTTTAAGG AAGCCTATCCCCATGGATTTGTACAGAGCCATACGGGATTCTCAACTCATAGGAATGTCTGGTTACTCAAAGGAG GGTCTACCTGTCATTGCTGTTGGTGTTGGTCTCAGTACATATGATAAAGCATCT GACAAATACTATATACAATCACACATCCAACTAAATGAATATAGGGATCAAGTGATCTTG CCAACAGCTACAAGGAAACATGGACGATACATTGGCACCTGTGTGAAAGTCTTGGATATGACTGGTTTAAAATTTTCAGCATTGAATCAACTGAGG TTGTTGACTGCTATATCTACAATAGATGACTTGAACTATCCGGAAAAGACAGACACATACTATATTGTTAATGTGCCATATGTATTCTCAGCGTGCTGGAAG GTTGTGAAGCCTCTTTTGCAAGAAAGAACAAGGAGAAAAATCCAGGTGCTGCAAGGTTGTGGGAAGGAGGAATTACTGAAG GTAATGGACTATGCATCCCTCCCACACTTCTGCAGAAAAGAAGATTCCAAGTCTTCCAAACATCATGCATTAGGAAACATTGGAAATTGTTTCTCCTTCAATCACGCCTTCCATCAACAACTCTACAATCACATCAAGCAACAATCCATCATTGTGGAGTCAATTTCACCAATCAGACAAGGGTCCTTCTATGTAGACATACCAGAGCCAGACCCTGATGATGCCAAAATAGCCAAGACCATAGAAACTGAGTTCCACAAATTGGAGAATCAGAAGAATGGCTTTACCAACTCACTAAATGGTCTTAGAGTTAATGGCCATTGA
- the LOC114423541 gene encoding SEC14 cytosolic factor-like isoform X2 translates to MGGGNQEAVKQLQTLMENVDDEQLKNTFQIMHQGYQTETLIRFLKARDWNIAKAHKMLIDCLNWRVENEIDNVLRKPIPMDLYRAIRDSQLIGMSGYSKEGLPVIAVGVGLSTYDKASDKYYIQSHIQLNEYRDQVILPTATRKHGRYIGTCVKVLDMTGLKFSALNQLRLLTAISTIDDLNYPEKTDTYYIVNVPYVFSACWKVVKPLLQERTRRKIQVLQGCGKEELLKVMDYASLPHFCRKEDSKSSKHHALGNIGNCFSFNHAFHQQLYNHIKQQSIIVESISPIRQGSFYVDIPEPDPDDAKIAKTIETEFHKLENQKNGFTNSLNGLRVNGH, encoded by the exons ATGGGGGGTGGAAATCAAGAGGCAGTGAAGCAGCTGCAGACCCTGATGGAAAATG TGGATGATGAGCAGCTGAAGAACACATTCCAG aTTATGCACCAGGGTTATCAAACTGAAACGTTAATACGGTTTCTCAAAGCTAGGGACTGGAATATTGCCAAAGCCCATAAAATG TTAATTGATTGTTTGAACTGGAGGGTGGAAAATGAGATTGACAATGTTTTAAGG AAGCCTATCCCCATGGATTTGTACAGAGCCATACGGGATTCTCAACTCATAGGAATGTCTGGTTACTCAAAGGAG GGTCTACCTGTCATTGCTGTTGGTGTTGGTCTCAGTACATATGATAAAGCATCT GACAAATACTATATACAATCACACATCCAACTAAATGAATATAGGGATCAAGTGATCTTG CCAACAGCTACAAGGAAACATGGACGATACATTGGCACCTGTGTGAAAGTCTTGGATATGACTGGTTTAAAATTTTCAGCATTGAATCAACTGAGG TTGTTGACTGCTATATCTACAATAGATGACTTGAACTATCCGGAAAAGACAGACACATACTATATTGTTAATGTGCCATATGTATTCTCAGCGTGCTGGAAG GTTGTGAAGCCTCTTTTGCAAGAAAGAACAAGGAGAAAAATCCAGGTGCTGCAAGGTTGTGGGAAGGAGGAATTACTGAAG GTAATGGACTATGCATCCCTCCCACACTTCTGCAGAAAAGAAGATTCCAAGTCTTCCAAACATCATGCATTAGGAAACATTGGAAATTGTTTCTCCTTCAATCACGCCTTCCATCAACAACTCTACAATCACATCAAGCAACAATCCATCATTGTGGAGTCAATTTCACCAATCAGACAAGGGTCCTTCTATGTAGACATACCAGAGCCAGACCCTGATGATGCCAAAATAGCCAAGACCATAGAAACTGAGTTCCACAAATTGGAGAATCAGAAGAATGGCTTTACCAACTCACTAAATGGTCTTAGAGTTAATGGCCATTGA
- the LOC114423541 gene encoding SEC14 cytosolic factor-like isoform X3 → MGGGNQEAVKQLQTLMENGSFFLSLVAVDDEQLKNTFQIMHQGYQTETLIRFLKARDWNIAKAHKMLIDCLNWRVENEIDNVLRKPIPMDLYRAIRDSQLIGMSGYSKEDKYYIQSHIQLNEYRDQVILPTATRKHGRYIGTCVKVLDMTGLKFSALNQLRLLTAISTIDDLNYPEKTDTYYIVNVPYVFSACWKVVKPLLQERTRRKIQVLQGCGKEELLKVMDYASLPHFCRKEDSKSSKHHALGNIGNCFSFNHAFHQQLYNHIKQQSIIVESISPIRQGSFYVDIPEPDPDDAKIAKTIETEFHKLENQKNGFTNSLNGLRVNGH, encoded by the exons ATGGGGGGTGGAAATCAAGAGGCAGTGAAGCAGCTGCAGACCCTGATGGAAAATG GttccttttttttgtctcttgTTGCAGTGGATGATGAGCAGCTGAAGAACACATTCCAG aTTATGCACCAGGGTTATCAAACTGAAACGTTAATACGGTTTCTCAAAGCTAGGGACTGGAATATTGCCAAAGCCCATAAAATG TTAATTGATTGTTTGAACTGGAGGGTGGAAAATGAGATTGACAATGTTTTAAGG AAGCCTATCCCCATGGATTTGTACAGAGCCATACGGGATTCTCAACTCATAGGAATGTCTGGTTACTCAAAGGAG GACAAATACTATATACAATCACACATCCAACTAAATGAATATAGGGATCAAGTGATCTTG CCAACAGCTACAAGGAAACATGGACGATACATTGGCACCTGTGTGAAAGTCTTGGATATGACTGGTTTAAAATTTTCAGCATTGAATCAACTGAGG TTGTTGACTGCTATATCTACAATAGATGACTTGAACTATCCGGAAAAGACAGACACATACTATATTGTTAATGTGCCATATGTATTCTCAGCGTGCTGGAAG GTTGTGAAGCCTCTTTTGCAAGAAAGAACAAGGAGAAAAATCCAGGTGCTGCAAGGTTGTGGGAAGGAGGAATTACTGAAG GTAATGGACTATGCATCCCTCCCACACTTCTGCAGAAAAGAAGATTCCAAGTCTTCCAAACATCATGCATTAGGAAACATTGGAAATTGTTTCTCCTTCAATCACGCCTTCCATCAACAACTCTACAATCACATCAAGCAACAATCCATCATTGTGGAGTCAATTTCACCAATCAGACAAGGGTCCTTCTATGTAGACATACCAGAGCCAGACCCTGATGATGCCAAAATAGCCAAGACCATAGAAACTGAGTTCCACAAATTGGAGAATCAGAAGAATGGCTTTACCAACTCACTAAATGGTCTTAGAGTTAATGGCCATTGA
- the LOC114423541 gene encoding SEC14 cytosolic factor-like isoform X4, with amino-acid sequence MGGGNQEAVKQLQTLMENVDDEQLKNTFQIMHQGYQTETLIRFLKARDWNIAKAHKMLIDCLNWRVENEIDNVLRKPIPMDLYRAIRDSQLIGMSGYSKEDKYYIQSHIQLNEYRDQVILPTATRKHGRYIGTCVKVLDMTGLKFSALNQLRLLTAISTIDDLNYPEKTDTYYIVNVPYVFSACWKVVKPLLQERTRRKIQVLQGCGKEELLKVMDYASLPHFCRKEDSKSSKHHALGNIGNCFSFNHAFHQQLYNHIKQQSIIVESISPIRQGSFYVDIPEPDPDDAKIAKTIETEFHKLENQKNGFTNSLNGLRVNGH; translated from the exons ATGGGGGGTGGAAATCAAGAGGCAGTGAAGCAGCTGCAGACCCTGATGGAAAATG TGGATGATGAGCAGCTGAAGAACACATTCCAG aTTATGCACCAGGGTTATCAAACTGAAACGTTAATACGGTTTCTCAAAGCTAGGGACTGGAATATTGCCAAAGCCCATAAAATG TTAATTGATTGTTTGAACTGGAGGGTGGAAAATGAGATTGACAATGTTTTAAGG AAGCCTATCCCCATGGATTTGTACAGAGCCATACGGGATTCTCAACTCATAGGAATGTCTGGTTACTCAAAGGAG GACAAATACTATATACAATCACACATCCAACTAAATGAATATAGGGATCAAGTGATCTTG CCAACAGCTACAAGGAAACATGGACGATACATTGGCACCTGTGTGAAAGTCTTGGATATGACTGGTTTAAAATTTTCAGCATTGAATCAACTGAGG TTGTTGACTGCTATATCTACAATAGATGACTTGAACTATCCGGAAAAGACAGACACATACTATATTGTTAATGTGCCATATGTATTCTCAGCGTGCTGGAAG GTTGTGAAGCCTCTTTTGCAAGAAAGAACAAGGAGAAAAATCCAGGTGCTGCAAGGTTGTGGGAAGGAGGAATTACTGAAG GTAATGGACTATGCATCCCTCCCACACTTCTGCAGAAAAGAAGATTCCAAGTCTTCCAAACATCATGCATTAGGAAACATTGGAAATTGTTTCTCCTTCAATCACGCCTTCCATCAACAACTCTACAATCACATCAAGCAACAATCCATCATTGTGGAGTCAATTTCACCAATCAGACAAGGGTCCTTCTATGTAGACATACCAGAGCCAGACCCTGATGATGCCAAAATAGCCAAGACCATAGAAACTGAGTTCCACAAATTGGAGAATCAGAAGAATGGCTTTACCAACTCACTAAATGGTCTTAGAGTTAATGGCCATTGA